From the genome of Nicotiana sylvestris chromosome 2, ASM39365v2, whole genome shotgun sequence, one region includes:
- the LOC138884999 gene encoding probable LRR receptor-like serine/threonine-protein kinase At3g47570 translates to MSKVLYASAVGSLMYVMVCTRPDIAHAVGVVSRYMSNPGKEHWEGFADANLGGDLDSRKSTTGYVFTLGGTAKTPGSKNPSNMLTKVVGVDKLRFEVEIDRSKPIVVCESRQNKRKKNQKEMKIWCKRLHRHSCDLDMVPNTPCVIKSSKRKKKKKNSGQADVSLVKEHERISYYELEQAIEGFGESNLLGNGSFSMVHKGYLRMRLNIMIDVASAMDYLHNGYSTPVVHCDLKPNNVLLDQDMVCHVSDFGIAKLLGAGETFVQTRTIATIGYVAPEYGQDGIVSTSCNVYSFGILMMEAFTRMRPSDKIFTGDLSIRCWVSDSFPSEIHRVVDANLVRPVDEQTAPKMQCMLSIMELALSCTLVTPDARTGIEEAL, encoded by the exons ATGTCCAAAGTTCTGTATGCTTCAGcagtaggaagtttgatgtatgttatggtttgcactagacctgacatagcccatgcagttggagttgtcagtagatacatgtcaaatccaggaaaggagcattgggaaG GTTTTGCTGATGCAAATTTAGGCGGCGATCTGGATAGTCGAAAAAGTACCACGGGCTACGTGTTCACCTTGGGTGGTACTGCT AAGACACCAGGATCAAAGAACCCGTCAAAcatgttgaccaaagttgtcgGTGTTGACAAACTAAG GTTTGAGGTGGAGATTGATAGGAGCAAACctattgttgtatgtgaaagtagacaaaacaaaagaaagaaaaatcaaaaagagatgaaaatatggtgtaagcgcttacatcgacattcttgtgat CTTGACATGGTTCCCAACACACCATGTGTCATCAAATCTTCCAAGAGGAAGAAG aaaaagaaaaattcaggTCAAGCAGATGTGTCTCTGGTAAAAGAGCATGAAAGAATTTCCTATTATGAACTTGAACAAGCAATAGAAGGATTCGGTGAAAGCAACTTGCTTGGTAATGGGAGTTTTAGCATGGTCCATAAGGGATACTTAAGGATG AGATTAAATATAATGATAGATGTTGCATCTGCAATGGACTATCTCCACAATGGCTATTCAACACCTGTGGTGCATTGTGACTTGAAGCCAAACAATGTCTTGCTAGATCAAGATATGGTTTGTCATGTCAGTGATTTTGGAATTGCAAAATTGTTAGGTGCAGGGGAGACTTTTGTTCAAACTAGAACAATTGCAACCATTGGATACGTTGCTCCAG AGTATGGCCAAGATGGAATAGTATCCACGAGTTGTAATGTTTATAGTTTTGGCATCTTGATGATGGAGGCGTTTACACGAATGAGACCAAGTGATAAAATATTTACTGGAGACTTGAGCATACGATGTTGGGTTAGTGATTCTTTTCCAAGTGAGATTCATAGGGTGGTGGATGCTAATTTGGTACGGCCAGTGGATGAACAAACCGCCCCAAAGATGCAGTGTATGTTATCTATCATGGAATTAGCTTTGAGCTGCACTCTAGTGACACCTGATGCAAGAACTGGCATAGAAGAAGCTCTCTGA